A single Wolbachia endosymbiont (group A) of Bibio marci DNA region contains:
- a CDS encoding rod shape-determining protein — MNFVRKLTGKFYSLFTFKGLFASDIAIDLGTANTLVYQKNQGIVLDEPSVVARIKEKGSYVPYAFGKKAKMMLGKTPEEIEAIRPLKDGVIADFKNAEEMLKYFIRSANTKFTVNKPNIIICVPSGSTPVERRAIQDAAESAGANEVFLIEEPMAAAIGAGLPVTEPEGSMIVDIGGGTTEVAIISLGGIVYSRSARVGGDIMDEAIKSYIRENHKLLIGETTAEKIKKSIGSASLPGENNKEGMIIKGRDLVSGMPKEMLLSEYQVAESLIEPVHQIISAIKTALESTPPELSSDIVDRGIVLSGGGGLLRNLGKVISETTKLPVRVADDPLCCVALGSGKVLENMDYFSHVLFKQD; from the coding sequence ATGAATTTTGTTCGAAAATTGACCGGAAAGTTTTATAGCCTTTTTACTTTCAAAGGTTTGTTTGCTAGCGATATTGCCATAGACCTTGGTACTGCAAACACTTTAGTTTATCAGAAAAATCAGGGAATAGTGCTTGATGAGCCTTCAGTTGTAGCAAGAATAAAAGAAAAAGGAAGCTACGTTCCTTATGCTTTTGGTAAAAAAGCTAAAATGATGCTTGGAAAAACGCCTGAAGAGATAGAGGCGATAAGGCCCTTAAAAGATGGAGTCATTGCTGATTTTAAAAATGCGGAAGAAATGCTAAAATATTTCATACGCAGTGCAAACACAAAATTCACTGTTAATAAACCTAATATTATCATATGCGTTCCATCTGGATCCACGCCAGTTGAAAGGCGTGCTATACAAGATGCAGCAGAAAGTGCTGGTGCAAATGAAGTGTTTTTAATTGAAGAACCAATGGCTGCAGCGATCGGAGCTGGGCTCCCGGTTACTGAACCTGAAGGTTCTATGATTGTTGATATAGGAGGCGGTACAACTGAAGTTGCAATTATTTCTTTAGGCGGAATTGTTTATTCACGTTCTGCCAGAGTAGGTGGCGATATTATGGATGAAGCAATAAAATCGTATATTCGTGAAAATCATAAATTATTAATCGGTGAAACAACTGCTGAAAAAATTAAGAAAAGCATAGGTTCAGCCAGTCTGCCAGGTGAAAATAACAAAGAGGGAATGATAATTAAAGGCAGGGATTTAGTGAGTGGCATGCCAAAAGAAATGCTTTTATCAGAATATCAAGTTGCAGAAAGTTTAATAGAGCCTGTGCATCAGATAATTTCTGCTATTAAAACAGCATTGGAGAGCACTCCCCCCGAACTTTCTTCTGATATAGTCGATAGAGGAATAGTTTTATCCGGTGGTGGTGGATTATTACGTAATCTAGGTAAAGTTATCAGTGAAACAACAAAATTACCGGTTCGTGTTGCAGATGACCCACTTTGTTGTGTTGCCTTGGGTAGTGGAAAAGTGCTTGAAAACATGGACTACTTCAGTCATGTTTTATTTAAGCAAGATTAA
- the mnmA gene encoding tRNA 2-thiouridine(34) synthase MnmA: protein MLKEFEIEPLLKDKAPHQTKAIVAMSGGVDSSVAAALLYNFGYQVIGVTLQLYGTDGARKGACCAGQDIYDAKRVAESVGFPHYILNYEEIFKKEVIEDFASTYMRGETPIPCVRCNQTVKFRDLLQVTKNLGADVLVTGHYVRRLEKNGEVKLCRSIDKSKDQSYFLFATTEEQLKLLRFPLGGFYKSDIRKLAKYFSLQISEKPDSQDICFVSESYSKTIAKLAPQSVQKGKIVDVNGKVLGEHSGIVNFTVGQRKGLGVGYSEPLYVIKINTENNEVIVGPINALMQKKILIKELNWLEQPKEGMEVTVKLRSSHAGSLATIHSTDEKNKACVILNDDYFGVSPGQACVAYKDEQVIGGGWICS, encoded by the coding sequence ATGCTAAAAGAATTTGAAATTGAACCTTTGTTAAAAGATAAAGCTCCACACCAAACCAAGGCTATTGTTGCAATGTCCGGGGGAGTTGATAGCTCCGTTGCTGCAGCACTGCTATATAACTTTGGGTACCAGGTGATAGGTGTGACTCTTCAACTCTATGGCACCGATGGTGCAAGAAAAGGTGCATGTTGTGCTGGACAGGATATTTATGACGCTAAGCGCGTGGCTGAAAGTGTTGGCTTTCCTCACTATATTTTAAACTATGAGGAAATATTCAAAAAGGAAGTAATAGAGGATTTTGCAAGTACCTATATGCGTGGGGAAACTCCCATACCATGCGTGAGATGTAACCAAACGGTAAAATTTCGTGATCTATTGCAAGTTACAAAAAATCTTGGTGCGGATGTACTCGTAACAGGACATTACGTGAGAAGGTTAGAAAAAAATGGTGAGGTAAAGTTGTGCAGAAGCATTGATAAAAGTAAAGATCAAAGTTATTTTTTGTTTGCAACTACTGAGGAGCAGTTAAAGCTTTTGCGATTTCCACTAGGTGGGTTCTATAAAAGTGATATAAGAAAATTAGCAAAATATTTCAGTTTACAAATTTCTGAAAAGCCGGACAGTCAAGATATATGCTTTGTTTCCGAAAGCTATAGTAAAACAATAGCTAAATTAGCTCCACAATCTGTACAGAAAGGAAAAATTGTGGATGTGAATGGAAAAGTGCTAGGTGAGCATAGTGGCATAGTAAATTTTACAGTAGGGCAAAGAAAAGGCTTAGGTGTTGGGTACAGTGAACCTCTTTACGTGATAAAAATTAATACAGAAAATAATGAGGTTATAGTAGGTCCGATCAACGCATTAATGCAAAAAAAAATATTGATCAAAGAGTTAAATTGGTTAGAACAACCAAAGGAAGGTATGGAAGTAACTGTGAAGCTGAGATCATCACATGCTGGAAGTTTAGCAACAATACATTCAACTGACGAAAAAAATAAAGCCTGTGTCATTTTAAACGACGATTACTTTGGCGTCAGTCCAGGTCAAGCCTGTGTAGCGTATAAAGATGAGCAAGTAATTGGCGGCGGATGGATATGCTCTTAA